In Synechococcus sp. CC9616, the following are encoded in one genomic region:
- a CDS encoding ABC transporter ATP-binding protein: MVFSAGYPVPSMAQPVLELEQLRLRYPGSEHWTLDGLDLDLHPGEKLALVGASGCGKSTVARAVLQLLPAGSHCEGELRLNGSDPRSLDRPALRRLRGTAAGLVFQDPMTRLNPLMTVGGHLLDTLRAHRPNSSSRWLRTRSEELLEKVGIGASRFRAYPHELSGGMRQRLAIALAIALEPPLLIADEPTTSLDVAVAGQVMAELSGLCDELGSALLLISHDLAMAARWCGRMAMLDGGRKVEDGPSDQLLTSPVSDMGQRLVSAARAREGGRSPERPQAQTVLSVEEMRCWHVIGGVPWAPIWLKAVDGVSFNLRAGESLGVVGASGCGKSTLCRALMGLTGIRGGRVDLLGQNLLTLRGRPLRHARRAVQMVFQDPLACLNPALPVADAIADPLLIHGLCSKASARERSRALLERVSLSPADQFQNRLPRQLSGGQQQRVAIARALALEPNVLICDESVSMLDAEVQAEVLALLRELQRDLGLAMIFVTHDLSVASGFCHRVIVLDKGRIVEEGPGDRIFEHPQATISRTLVDACPRLP, from the coding sequence ATGGTATTCAGTGCGGGGTATCCCGTCCCGTCCATGGCTCAGCCGGTTCTGGAGCTCGAACAGCTTCGGCTTCGCTATCCAGGCAGTGAGCACTGGACTCTCGATGGATTGGATCTGGATCTTCATCCCGGCGAGAAGCTTGCACTGGTGGGAGCATCGGGTTGTGGCAAGAGCACGGTGGCCAGAGCCGTCCTGCAGCTTCTGCCGGCTGGTAGCCACTGCGAAGGCGAACTGAGGCTCAACGGCAGCGACCCTCGATCTCTGGATCGACCCGCTCTGCGCCGGCTGCGTGGAACCGCTGCCGGACTTGTGTTTCAAGATCCGATGACCCGTCTCAATCCATTGATGACGGTGGGAGGGCACCTACTCGATACGCTCCGTGCCCATCGGCCAAACAGTTCAAGCCGCTGGCTGCGGACACGTTCAGAAGAACTGCTGGAGAAAGTGGGGATCGGCGCCAGCCGCTTCCGCGCATACCCCCATGAACTGAGCGGCGGCATGCGCCAACGCCTGGCGATTGCCCTGGCGATCGCACTGGAGCCGCCGCTGCTGATCGCCGATGAACCAACAACAAGCCTGGATGTGGCCGTTGCAGGTCAGGTGATGGCCGAGCTCAGTGGTCTCTGCGATGAACTCGGCAGCGCACTGCTGCTGATCAGTCACGACCTCGCCATGGCAGCACGTTGGTGCGGCCGGATGGCCATGCTGGATGGGGGTCGGAAAGTGGAAGACGGCCCCAGTGATCAGCTGCTCACGTCCCCGGTCTCCGACATGGGGCAACGCTTGGTCAGCGCCGCACGAGCCAGGGAAGGCGGGCGTTCCCCCGAACGCCCGCAAGCGCAAACCGTGCTGAGTGTGGAGGAGATGCGCTGCTGGCATGTCATCGGCGGGGTGCCATGGGCACCAATCTGGCTCAAAGCGGTGGATGGGGTCAGTTTCAATCTGCGGGCAGGAGAAAGCCTCGGCGTCGTGGGTGCCTCCGGTTGCGGCAAAAGCACGCTTTGCCGCGCCCTGATGGGACTGACAGGCATCAGGGGTGGACGGGTGGATTTGCTTGGACAGAACTTGCTCACATTGCGGGGGCGTCCACTGAGACATGCCCGCAGGGCTGTCCAGATGGTGTTTCAGGATCCACTGGCTTGTCTCAACCCAGCTCTGCCGGTCGCCGATGCGATCGCTGATCCGCTTCTCATTCACGGACTGTGTTCAAAGGCCTCAGCTCGCGAACGCTCACGAGCCCTGCTCGAACGGGTGAGTCTGAGCCCCGCCGATCAATTTCAGAATCGTTTGCCAAGGCAACTCTCCGGTGGCCAGCAGCAGCGGGTGGCCATCGCCCGAGCCCTGGCACTGGAGCCGAACGTGCTGATCTGTGATGAGAGCGTCAGCATGCTCGATGCGGAGGTCCAGGCCGAGGTTCTCGCCCTGCTGCGGGAACTCCAACGGGACCTGGGGCTCGCCATGATCTTCGTGACCCACGATTTGTCCGTCGCCAGTGGCTTCTGCCATCGCGTCATCGTTTTGGACAAAGGACGGATTGTCGAGGAGGGGCCTGGTGATCGAATTTTTGAACATCCGCAGGCCACGATCAGTCGCACACTTGTGGATGCCTGTCCTCGTCTTCCCTGA
- the argS gene encoding arginine--tRNA ligase produces MLSLSHVLDEQLRAAMNRAFPDVDGPLDPQLAPASKPEFGDFQANGALPLAKPLKQAPRQIAAAIVEQLQDDAEFTSLCFDPQIAGPGFINLTIRPERLAAEVSARIRDERLGGPAVTNAAPVVVDFSSPNIAKEMHVGHLRSTIIGDSLARVLEFRGHPVLRLNHVGDWGTQFGMLIIHLKQVAPEALDTADAVDLGDLVAFYREAKKRFDNDEAFQTTSREEVVKLQGGDPVSLKAWGLLCDQSRREFQKIYDCLDIRLSERGESFYNPFLPAVIDGLKDAELLVTDDGAQCVFLEGVQGKDGKPLPVIVQKSDGGFNYATTDLAAIRFRFADAPDGDAARRVIYVTDSGQANHFAGVFQVAQRARWIPEGARLEHVPFGLVQGEDGKKLKTRSGDTVRLRDLLDEAVERAEADLRSRLQEEERSEPEEFIQHVAGTVGLAAVKYADLSQNRITNYQFSFDRMLALQGNTAPYLLYAVVRVAGIARKGGDLDASTAQLHFSEPQEWALVRELLKFDAVIAEVEEELLPNRLCSYLFELSQVFNRFYDQVPVLKAEPEALPSRLALCRLTADTLRLGLGLLGISTLDRM; encoded by the coding sequence ATGCTCAGCCTGTCCCACGTCCTGGATGAGCAGCTGCGGGCAGCGATGAATCGCGCTTTCCCCGATGTGGATGGGCCATTGGATCCCCAGTTGGCACCCGCCAGCAAACCGGAATTCGGCGATTTCCAGGCCAACGGGGCGCTGCCATTGGCGAAACCCTTGAAGCAGGCACCGCGGCAGATCGCTGCGGCGATCGTGGAGCAGTTGCAGGACGATGCCGAGTTCACGTCCCTGTGTTTCGACCCTCAGATCGCAGGCCCTGGATTCATCAATCTCACGATCCGTCCGGAGCGGTTGGCGGCGGAGGTGTCGGCTCGGATCAGGGACGAGCGGCTGGGGGGGCCGGCGGTTACGAACGCGGCGCCGGTGGTGGTGGATTTCTCCAGCCCTAACATCGCCAAGGAGATGCACGTGGGGCATCTGCGTTCCACGATCATTGGTGATTCACTGGCACGGGTGCTGGAGTTCCGCGGCCATCCGGTGCTGCGCCTCAATCACGTGGGCGACTGGGGTACCCAGTTCGGCATGTTGATTATCCATCTCAAGCAGGTGGCGCCGGAAGCCCTGGACACCGCTGATGCGGTGGATCTCGGTGACTTGGTGGCGTTCTACCGCGAGGCCAAGAAGCGCTTTGACAACGACGAGGCCTTCCAGACCACGTCCCGGGAGGAAGTGGTGAAGCTCCAGGGGGGCGATCCGGTGTCGCTCAAGGCCTGGGGGCTGCTTTGCGACCAGTCCCGTCGGGAGTTTCAGAAGATCTACGACTGTCTGGACATTCGCCTCAGCGAACGGGGTGAGTCGTTCTACAACCCGTTCCTTCCCGCGGTGATTGATGGGTTGAAGGACGCCGAGCTGCTGGTCACCGATGACGGTGCCCAGTGCGTGTTCCTTGAGGGTGTGCAGGGCAAAGACGGCAAGCCACTGCCGGTGATCGTTCAAAAAAGCGATGGCGGCTTCAACTACGCCACCACCGATCTGGCGGCGATCCGCTTTCGCTTTGCCGATGCACCTGATGGGGATGCTGCTCGTCGGGTGATCTATGTGACGGATTCAGGCCAGGCGAATCATTTCGCCGGTGTGTTCCAGGTGGCGCAGCGGGCCAGGTGGATCCCTGAGGGCGCACGGCTGGAGCATGTGCCCTTCGGGCTGGTGCAGGGAGAGGACGGCAAAAAGCTCAAGACCCGCTCAGGCGACACAGTGCGTCTTCGGGATTTGCTGGATGAGGCGGTGGAGCGGGCGGAGGCCGACCTTCGCTCCCGTTTGCAGGAGGAGGAGCGCAGCGAGCCTGAAGAGTTCATTCAGCATGTGGCCGGCACGGTTGGGCTGGCCGCGGTGAAGTATGCCGACCTCAGCCAGAACCGGATCACCAACTATCAGTTTTCCTTCGATCGGATGCTGGCGCTGCAGGGCAACACGGCGCCGTATCTGCTGTATGCCGTTGTGCGTGTTGCGGGGATTGCCCGCAAAGGCGGTGATCTGGATGCCTCAACGGCTCAGCTGCACTTTTCAGAACCCCAGGAATGGGCTCTGGTGCGGGAGCTACTGAAGTTCGATGCTGTGATCGCGGAGGTGGAGGAGGAGTTGTTGCCCAATCGTCTCTGCAGTTATCTGTTCGAGCTGAGCCAGGTGTTCAACCGTTTCTACGACCAGGTTCCGGTGCTGAAGGCCGAGCCGGAAGCGCTCCCATCCCGATTGGCCTTGTGCCGTTTGACGGCTGACACCCTCAGACTGGGGCTTGGACTGCTGGGGATTTCCACCCTCGATCGCATGTGA
- the mnmE gene encoding tRNA uridine-5-carboxymethylaminomethyl(34) synthesis GTPase MnmE, which produces MDQLISASQDTIAAIATAVSPGQGGIAVIRVSGPAALETAQVLVRCPGNPSWDTHRIFYGHVVDASGEGRLDEVLVLLMRAPRSFTGEDVVEIHCHGGVIAVQQVLERVLAQSGVRRALPGEFSQRAVLNGRLDLTRAEAVSAMVSARSRRAAELAMSGMDGGIQVRINGLRERLLDQLTELEARVDFEEDLPLLDGEAVLRELAAVREELLALIADGERVQVLSQGLRLALVGRPNVGKSSLLNRLSRRERAIVTDLPGTTRDLLESEIVLEGVPVTLLDTAGIRSTKDAVELLGIARSEEAMASADLVLLIVDGHVGWTDADAELLERIPEHVPHLIVANKADLPAVVCPVPVDVHLSALDGRGEDQLVQAVLHRCGASEAAGVLLALNQRQRDLAATAACALARSHEAAAETLPWDFWTIDLREAIRALGEITGEELTDAVLDRVFSRFCIGK; this is translated from the coding sequence ATCGACCAACTGATCAGCGCCTCTCAGGACACGATCGCTGCGATTGCGACTGCGGTGAGTCCCGGCCAGGGAGGCATCGCTGTGATTCGTGTGTCAGGACCTGCGGCGCTAGAGACTGCCCAGGTCTTGGTGCGTTGTCCCGGAAATCCGTCTTGGGACACACATCGCATTTTCTATGGCCACGTTGTTGATGCCTCCGGAGAGGGGCGGCTCGATGAGGTGTTGGTGCTGCTGATGCGGGCGCCACGAAGTTTCACCGGCGAGGACGTGGTGGAGATTCACTGCCATGGCGGTGTGATCGCCGTTCAGCAGGTGCTGGAACGTGTGCTTGCTCAGTCCGGCGTCCGTCGCGCCCTGCCGGGGGAATTCAGTCAGCGGGCTGTGCTGAATGGCCGGCTCGACCTGACGCGTGCTGAGGCCGTCAGCGCCATGGTGTCCGCTCGTAGCCGTCGTGCCGCGGAACTGGCGATGTCGGGCATGGACGGTGGTATCCAGGTCCGGATCAACGGTTTGCGTGAGCGGTTGCTTGATCAGCTCACGGAGCTGGAAGCGCGGGTGGATTTTGAGGAGGACCTGCCGCTTCTCGATGGAGAAGCTGTTCTGAGGGAGTTGGCAGCCGTACGAGAGGAACTGCTCGCCTTGATTGCTGATGGCGAACGCGTCCAGGTGTTGAGTCAGGGACTGAGGCTGGCCCTGGTGGGGCGTCCCAATGTCGGCAAGAGTTCACTCCTGAATCGTCTGAGCCGGCGGGAGAGAGCGATCGTCACCGATCTGCCGGGAACCACCCGTGACTTGCTGGAAAGTGAAATTGTGCTGGAGGGAGTCCCCGTCACCCTGCTGGATACGGCTGGGATCCGCTCCACCAAGGACGCCGTTGAGCTGCTGGGGATCGCCCGTAGCGAGGAGGCGATGGCCTCAGCTGATTTGGTGTTGCTGATCGTTGATGGTCATGTCGGCTGGACGGATGCCGATGCCGAACTGCTTGAACGGATTCCGGAGCATGTTCCCCATCTGATAGTGGCCAACAAGGCTGATCTGCCTGCCGTTGTCTGTCCTGTGCCGGTGGATGTGCACCTCTCCGCCCTTGATGGCCGCGGCGAAGACCAGCTTGTGCAGGCGGTGTTGCACCGCTGTGGCGCCAGCGAGGCGGCAGGTGTGTTGTTGGCTCTCAATCAGCGGCAGCGCGATCTCGCCGCCACTGCAGCCTGTGCTTTGGCTCGAAGCCATGAGGCTGCTGCTGAGACGTTGCCCTGGGATTTCTGGACCATTGATCTCCGTGAGGCGATTCGCGCGCTTGGTGAGATCACCGGTGAGGAGCTTACGGATGCCGTCCTTGACAGGGTGTTTTCGCGTTTCTGCATTGGCAAGTAA
- a CDS encoding DUF2062 domain-containing protein — translation MVKLLSASRQRLRRWLHWLWSQEGTPGQRARGVAAGVFCGCYPFFGLQTVLSIGVASLVRGNHLLAAAGTLISNPLTYVPLYWFNYQLGCWLLGQNTALPDLNDLNRSNVWEQGWSFTNRLLLGSTVVGAVLALMLGAAAYVIFQRKPAQQP, via the coding sequence ATGGTCAAGCTGCTCTCTGCGAGCCGACAACGCCTGCGGCGCTGGCTTCACTGGCTTTGGTCCCAGGAAGGCACGCCTGGGCAGCGGGCCAGGGGCGTCGCCGCCGGCGTCTTCTGTGGCTGTTACCCGTTCTTTGGGCTCCAAACCGTTCTCAGTATTGGCGTCGCCTCATTGGTGAGAGGGAACCATCTGCTGGCGGCTGCAGGAACCCTGATCAGCAATCCGCTGACCTATGTGCCCCTCTACTGGTTCAACTACCAGCTGGGATGTTGGTTGCTGGGACAAAACACTGCCCTACCCGATCTGAACGACCTCAATCGCAGCAACGTCTGGGAACAAGGCTGGAGCTTCACCAATCGACTGTTGCTGGGTTCCACTGTTGTCGGAGCTGTTCTTGCCCTGATGCTTGGAGCTGCGGCGTACGTGATCTTCCAGCGCAAACCAGCCCAACAGCCCTGA
- a CDS encoding FecR family protein: MGCRHAWLMAATATLTIAAAPALARAPEVVEVPTGPAFVRLPGQKEVKARKGLNLRPATQLRTSKPGRMQVMLGNGRQFRMGGDALLRLTGNSVELLKGSVIGWIRPNAKNRQPFQIRTRLATASIQGTTVFIELNDDTFKVFSWEGRVQVKTRTGEVFTLESGQQLLLDLSRQMSVVKGRLDGLEAALGESGGMFTPDEWEERTKEAESEEEDISWDPPARLEDSEVQQRLTKSALINGFSTPLETLPEIERELGATAPSATP, encoded by the coding sequence ATGGGATGTCGACACGCCTGGTTGATGGCCGCCACAGCAACCCTGACGATTGCTGCAGCTCCGGCTCTGGCAAGAGCCCCTGAAGTTGTCGAGGTGCCGACGGGACCCGCCTTCGTACGGCTTCCTGGCCAGAAGGAAGTCAAAGCCCGAAAGGGACTCAATCTGCGACCGGCAACGCAGTTGCGCACCAGCAAACCCGGACGCATGCAGGTGATGCTCGGCAATGGACGGCAATTCCGCATGGGAGGGGATGCCCTGCTGCGCCTAACCGGTAACAGTGTGGAACTACTCAAGGGATCGGTGATCGGATGGATCCGACCGAACGCCAAAAACCGTCAGCCCTTTCAAATCCGCACCCGACTGGCCACCGCTTCAATCCAGGGCACCACGGTGTTCATCGAACTCAATGACGACACCTTCAAGGTGTTCAGCTGGGAAGGCCGCGTGCAAGTCAAAACCAGAACGGGCGAAGTCTTTACTTTGGAAAGTGGTCAACAGCTGCTGCTTGATCTCTCCAGACAGATGAGCGTCGTCAAAGGACGTCTCGATGGCCTGGAAGCGGCCCTCGGGGAATCCGGCGGAATGTTCACACCCGATGAATGGGAGGAGCGAACCAAGGAAGCGGAGAGTGAAGAGGAAGACATCAGCTGGGATCCGCCAGCGCGCCTGGAGGACAGTGAAGTTCAACAGCGCCTGACCAAGAGTGCCCTGATCAACGGCTTCTCGACTCCGCTGGAAACCTTGCCGGAGATCGAACGGGAGCTGGGTGCAACAGCCCCTTCAGCCACTCCATGA
- a CDS encoding histidinol-phosphate transaminase: MSQAERRLTTAGAPAARPAVETLTSYSAPLEGRRQMLRLDFNENTIGPSPLVAQALRGFSSEEIAVYPEYDGLREVVVQNLEESGCRLGLKSDQVGLFNGVDAAIHAVFQAYGDASDVLLTTSPTFGYYSPCARMQGMELEAIPYEGESFSFPLAAVQAALRQRSPRLLLICNPNNPTGTRLEPQRILALAASAPQTLVVVDELYEAFTGDSVLPTVDFDATPNLLVLRSLAKTAGLAGLRIGFAIGHADVVDRVSRVTGPYDVNSVAVAAAFAALADQSYVNAYVAEVLRARDWTLQALREAGVRHHCDGGNYLLIWPQRPVAEVDEALRQAGILVRSMAGKPLIDGCFRVSIGTTSQMQRFIEAFLPLER; this comes from the coding sequence GTGAGCCAAGCTGAGCGTCGCCTCACCACCGCTGGAGCCCCTGCAGCGCGGCCTGCTGTGGAGACGCTTACGTCCTACAGCGCTCCTCTGGAGGGTCGCCGCCAGATGCTGCGGCTGGACTTCAACGAGAACACCATTGGCCCCAGTCCATTGGTGGCACAGGCATTGCGAGGTTTCAGCAGTGAAGAGATCGCCGTTTACCCCGAGTACGACGGGCTGCGGGAGGTCGTGGTGCAGAACCTGGAGGAAAGCGGCTGCCGGTTGGGGTTGAAGTCCGATCAGGTGGGGCTCTTCAACGGGGTGGATGCCGCGATTCATGCGGTGTTTCAGGCCTATGGCGATGCGAGTGATGTGCTGCTCACGACATCCCCAACCTTTGGCTACTACAGCCCCTGTGCCCGAATGCAGGGTATGGAGCTTGAGGCCATCCCCTACGAGGGTGAGAGCTTTTCATTCCCATTGGCAGCCGTCCAGGCTGCATTGAGGCAACGTTCGCCGAGGTTGTTGTTGATCTGCAACCCCAACAACCCCACCGGAACCCGTCTCGAGCCACAGCGGATCCTCGCGTTGGCTGCCTCAGCGCCCCAGACGTTGGTGGTGGTGGATGAGCTGTATGAGGCGTTCACCGGCGACAGCGTGCTGCCGACCGTCGATTTTGATGCGACGCCGAATCTGCTTGTGCTGCGATCACTGGCCAAAACCGCTGGTCTGGCTGGATTGCGCATCGGCTTTGCCATTGGCCATGCCGATGTGGTCGATCGGGTGAGCCGCGTCACCGGTCCTTATGACGTCAACAGCGTGGCGGTGGCCGCGGCCTTCGCCGCTTTGGCGGATCAGTCCTATGTGAATGCCTACGTGGCCGAGGTGCTGCGGGCTCGCGACTGGACCCTTCAGGCGCTGCGGGAGGCGGGTGTACGGCATCACTGCGATGGCGGCAACTATCTGCTGATCTGGCCCCAGCGCCCGGTGGCCGAGGTGGATGAGGCCCTGCGGCAGGCCGGAATTTTGGTGCGCTCGATGGCGGGTAAGCCTCTGATTGATGGTTGTTTTCGGGTCAGCATCGGCACCACCAGCCAGATGCAGCGCTTCATTGAGGCGTTCCTTCCCCTGGAGCGATGA
- a CDS encoding bifunctional (p)ppGpp synthetase/guanosine-3',5'-bis(diphosphate) 3'-pyrophosphohydrolase yields MLNAASTPDTHRTGLDSAPEVGGRPQLRRHPIRHPDDYGIDLPDWLRQCITNVPPGIGQSCPTDPEALLVSAFDFGFQLHEGQFRASGDPYIIHPVAVADLLRDIGASASVIAAGFLHDVVEDTDVTPQQIQAHFGPEVRELVEGVTKLGGIHFNDRTEAQAENLRKMFLAMASDIRVVLVKLADRLHNMRTIGALKSEKQQRIARETKEIYAPLANRLGIGRFKWELEDLAFKLIEPQAFREIQQEVASKRSEREERLAVTVALLNERLGQAGLDGCEVSGRPKHLYGIWSKMQRQQKAFHEIYDVAALRIIAPSVEACYRALAVVHDTFRPIPGRFKDYIGLPKPNGYQSLHTAVIGRHRPIEVQIRTIEMHRVAEFGIAAHWKYKEGGSPASSSSDAERFNWLRQLVDWQQDGGNDDHNDYLASIKEDLFDEEVFVFTPKGDVVGLRKGSTAVDFAYRIHSEVGDHCNGARINDRLCPLPTPLRNGDFIQILTSKTAHPSLDWLNFVATPTARNRIRQWYKRSHRDETIERGKSLLERELGRDGFDALLNGKAMAKVAQRCNVNSTDDLLASLGFGAVTLHQVINRLREEIRLLAERDVVPPSNEELARALVPSKDVTPDRRGGEGAILGVEGLDYRLGGCCSPLPGELIVGTVALGNHGITIHRQDCANVESIPRERRLPVRWNSAPGGDRQRFPVQLRIEVIDRVGILKDILMRLSDGAINVSDARVKTAQGRPARIDLRVELGSADQLSRTMNQIRSMADVIDIARTGVG; encoded by the coding sequence ATGCTCAACGCCGCCTCAACACCGGATACGCATCGAACCGGACTCGATTCGGCTCCTGAGGTAGGCGGTCGTCCTCAATTGCGACGCCATCCGATCCGTCATCCAGATGATTACGGCATCGATCTGCCGGACTGGTTGCGGCAGTGCATCACGAATGTTCCCCCCGGCATTGGGCAGAGCTGCCCCACCGATCCAGAAGCGCTGCTGGTGTCAGCCTTTGATTTCGGGTTTCAGCTCCACGAAGGACAGTTTCGTGCCAGCGGCGACCCTTACATCATTCATCCCGTTGCTGTTGCCGATCTTCTGCGGGACATCGGAGCTAGCGCCAGTGTGATCGCTGCCGGTTTTCTGCATGACGTGGTGGAGGACACCGACGTCACACCTCAGCAGATCCAGGCTCATTTCGGCCCCGAGGTGCGGGAATTGGTGGAGGGCGTCACGAAGCTCGGCGGTATTCACTTCAACGATCGGACTGAGGCTCAGGCCGAGAACCTGCGCAAGATGTTCCTGGCCATGGCCAGCGACATCCGCGTGGTGTTGGTGAAGCTGGCTGATCGGTTGCACAACATGCGCACGATCGGGGCGCTGAAGTCGGAGAAGCAGCAGCGCATCGCGCGCGAAACGAAGGAGATCTATGCGCCATTGGCCAATCGTCTTGGCATTGGACGTTTCAAGTGGGAACTGGAAGACCTGGCCTTCAAGCTGATCGAACCCCAGGCCTTTCGTGAAATCCAGCAGGAGGTTGCCAGCAAGCGCAGCGAACGGGAGGAACGGCTCGCCGTCACAGTGGCATTGCTCAATGAGCGTTTGGGGCAGGCGGGATTAGACGGCTGCGAGGTGAGTGGCCGCCCCAAACATCTCTATGGCATCTGGAGCAAGATGCAGCGCCAGCAGAAGGCTTTTCACGAGATTTACGACGTTGCAGCGCTGCGGATCATCGCGCCAAGCGTCGAGGCCTGTTACCGGGCTTTGGCGGTGGTTCACGACACCTTCCGCCCCATTCCTGGGCGCTTCAAGGACTACATCGGTTTGCCAAAGCCGAATGGCTATCAATCACTGCATACGGCAGTGATTGGTCGCCATCGACCGATCGAAGTGCAGATCCGCACCATCGAGATGCATCGGGTCGCTGAATTCGGGATTGCCGCTCACTGGAAGTACAAGGAGGGAGGCTCGCCGGCCAGTAGCAGCAGTGATGCCGAGCGATTCAACTGGTTGCGTCAACTGGTGGATTGGCAACAAGACGGAGGCAATGACGATCACAACGATTACCTCGCTTCGATCAAGGAGGATCTTTTTGACGAAGAGGTCTTCGTGTTCACGCCTAAAGGGGATGTTGTTGGATTGCGGAAAGGATCCACTGCAGTTGATTTCGCCTACCGCATCCACTCCGAGGTGGGCGATCACTGCAACGGTGCCCGCATCAACGATCGGCTTTGTCCCTTGCCGACGCCCCTTCGGAACGGTGATTTCATCCAGATTCTGACCAGTAAAACCGCCCACCCCAGCCTCGACTGGCTCAATTTTGTCGCCACGCCAACAGCTCGGAATCGTATCCGTCAGTGGTACAAGCGCAGCCACCGCGATGAGACGATTGAGCGGGGTAAGTCTCTCCTTGAGAGGGAATTGGGTCGTGATGGTTTTGATGCTCTGTTGAACGGCAAGGCCATGGCCAAAGTGGCTCAGCGTTGCAACGTCAATAGCACCGACGACTTACTCGCATCGCTCGGTTTTGGAGCGGTCACCCTGCATCAGGTGATCAACCGTTTGCGCGAGGAAATCCGACTGCTGGCAGAGCGAGATGTCGTCCCACCCAGCAACGAGGAGTTGGCTCGGGCTCTTGTTCCGTCCAAAGACGTCACCCCAGACCGTCGCGGTGGGGAGGGAGCGATCCTTGGAGTGGAAGGTCTGGATTACCGCCTGGGTGGCTGCTGCAGTCCTCTGCCTGGTGAACTGATCGTGGGCACGGTTGCCCTGGGGAACCACGGCATCACCATTCACAGGCAGGATTGCGCGAATGTGGAGTCGATTCCCCGTGAACGACGACTGCCGGTGCGCTGGAACTCAGCGCCTGGAGGAGATCGCCAGCGTTTCCCAGTGCAGTTGCGGATTGAGGTGATCGATCGTGTCGGCATCCTCAAGGACATCCTGATGCGGTTGTCGGATGGTGCAATCAACGTCAGCGATGCCCGTGTCAAGACAGCCCAAGGTCGCCCGGCTCGGATTGACCTGCGCGTTGAGCTGGGCAGTGCTGATCAACTCAGCCGCACCATGAATCAGATTCGTTCCATGGCTGATGTGATTGACATCGCCAGAACAGGAGTCGGTTGA
- the nadC gene encoding carboxylating nicotinate-nucleotide diphosphorylase — protein MDWHSPAICRAVDQWLEEDIGRGDLTAPALQGRQVVAHWVSKSSGRFCGGPGVEQLFQRLDPDVQMDWLVDEGASVRAGDRLVEIRGSASALVGAERAALNLAMHLSGIATATADLVSELAGTGVQLADTRKTTPGLRVLEKYAVRCGGGCNHRMGLDDAAMLKENHLAWAGSMESAIQLVRAQAPWPVRVIVEAETAQQAEQAIQADADAVLLDEFTPEQLQKLIPQLRALATRPIVLEASGVQPEQLRAYAVTGIDLISTSAPVTRSRWLDLSMRFG, from the coding sequence GTGGATTGGCATTCGCCGGCGATCTGCCGCGCTGTGGATCAATGGCTCGAGGAGGACATCGGTCGCGGCGATCTGACAGCTCCGGCTCTGCAAGGTCGTCAGGTTGTCGCGCATTGGGTCAGTAAATCGTCGGGACGCTTCTGCGGTGGTCCGGGCGTTGAGCAATTGTTTCAGCGGTTGGATCCTGATGTGCAAATGGACTGGTTGGTCGATGAAGGTGCCTCGGTTCGCGCGGGTGATCGTCTGGTGGAGATCCGGGGTTCCGCCTCGGCTCTTGTGGGAGCGGAACGTGCGGCACTGAACTTGGCCATGCATCTCTCCGGCATCGCAACGGCCACGGCAGACCTGGTCTCTGAACTCGCCGGAACCGGCGTGCAGTTGGCGGATACCCGCAAAACCACTCCAGGACTACGTGTTCTCGAGAAATATGCCGTCCGTTGCGGAGGTGGATGCAACCACCGCATGGGTCTTGATGACGCGGCCATGCTCAAGGAGAACCACCTGGCGTGGGCGGGGAGCATGGAGAGCGCCATCCAGCTTGTCCGCGCTCAGGCCCCTTGGCCCGTCAGGGTGATCGTGGAGGCGGAAACAGCTCAGCAGGCGGAGCAGGCGATCCAGGCGGATGCTGACGCAGTGCTGCTCGACGAATTCACACCGGAGCAGCTGCAGAAGCTCATTCCACAGCTGCGTGCGCTGGCGACAAGGCCCATCGTGCTGGAAGCATCGGGTGTACAGCCGGAGCAGCTTCGGGCTTATGCCGTCACCGGTATCGATCTGATTTCCACCAGCGCCCCTGTCACCCGCAGCCGCTGGCTGGATCTGAGTATGCGGTTCGGCTGA